One window of Nymphaea colorata isolate Beijing-Zhang1983 chromosome 1, ASM883128v2, whole genome shotgun sequence genomic DNA carries:
- the LOC116250700 gene encoding exosome complex component RRP41-like — translation MASKGQGVSVPTYSPTVSARKSRASRDSKDGLRVDGRNTHQCRPAFMRTGAVNAAVGSAYAEFGSTKVIVSVFGPRESKKAMAYSDVGRLNCSVSFMTFSTQIRGQGSDDKEMSSMLHKALEGAIMLETFPKTTVDVFALVMESGGGDLPVIISCASLALADAGIMMLDLVISTSVSCHGKDLVIDPTLEEERCQDGGFMISFMPSRNEVTQLTITGEWSTAKVAEAMELCIDACLKLGNVMRECLKAAATSVSE, via the exons ATGGCGAGCAAAGGTCAAGGAGTCAGTGTTCCCACGTACTCTCCAACAGTGAGTGCGAGAAAGAGTAGAGCATCCCGAGACTCAAAAGATGGATTGCGGGTCGATGGCCGTAACACCCATCAATGTAGACCAGCAT TTATGAGAACGGGTGCAGTGAATGCGGCAGTTGGTTCTGCTTATGCTGAATTTGGCAGCACAAAGGTCATTGTTTCAGT ATTTGGTCCTAGAGAAAGTAAAAAAGCAATGGCATATAGTGATGTAGGGCGGCTGAATTGTAGTGTAAGCTTCATGACATTCTCCACACAGATTCGTGGACAG GGCTCAGATGACAAAGAGATGTCCTCGATGCTTCATAAAGCTTTGGAGGGTGCTATAATGTTGGAGACTTTTCCCAAGACAACTGTAGATGTTTTTGCTTTGGTCATGGAGTCTGGTGGCG GGGATCTTCCTGTAATTATATCATGTGCAAGCCTTGCACTTGCTGATGCTGGGATAATGATGTTGGATCTTGTAATTTCTACCTCTGTG TCTTGCCATGGCAAGGACCTTGTTATTGACCCTACACTGGAAGAAGAGCGTTGTCAAGATGGTGGATTTATGATTTCTTTTATGCCTTCACGTAATGAGGTCACTCAGTTGACCATAACAGGAGAGTGGTCAACTGCAAAAGTAGCTGAG GCAATGGAGCTTTGCATAGATGCATGTTTGAAGCTGGGAAATGTCATGAGAGAATGCTTAAAAGCAGCAGCTACCTCTGTTTCCGAGTAG